From the Mya arenaria isolate MELC-2E11 chromosome 17, ASM2691426v1 genome, the window TAGTTTTTGGTTAAATATCGCTAAAAGAGAGtacattatttaagaaaactgcTGCACACACTTTTGTTTGTTCACTGTTGTTGCTATATTTACACTTATATATGAAACTGAAATCAAAACCATCGTATcaatctttataaaatacatatacgACCGCATCATTCGCATATTTTTAGACAATGGACCGTGACCCAGAAGGCCAGCATGTGATGTCCCTGAGGCTGTCCAGAGTTCTAAGGGACATCGGCGTGACCAAACAGATGGTGGCTCGGAGGAGGAGGACATACTCGATACATGAGAAGATGATGAATGTTATTACATACATCGACAATGATCGTTGGATTAAAAACGCGTTTGTATTCGGTAGCCAATCGGAAGGGACAACGACTCTAGGCATGAAATCAGATAGAGATATTCTACAATGTATGAACGATTTCAGTGTGATAATAGACTGGGCAGACTGGGAGCCAGGGAAGAGGTGTCTTTTGGTGATAAAGAACGATCGTTCTCCGCCCCAGCACTGTTGTATACAGATTGTAAAACGTGACTGTCCACTGCCTGAAACACTGAATAATGTGAACGCAAAATGGGATGTCGAAGAAACTATGGATGGCAGGGTGTTgttgaaaaacacttttatagaTAGTGTGATAAAGCAAAACTTTGGTCGGTTATTTAGGAAACAAGGGCCATCAAGAAGTAATAGCAAAGATTTAGACTACATAAACGCGTTTAGATACAATGGACCGCTGTTCGAATGCAATTTCCTATTCACAAGACCAAAGCCTGGTCACTGGCCAAGACCTGAAATACTCACAAAGGCACGTCATTGTAAAACATTCCTCGTCCCACAAGGACACGCCGAGAGTGATCAGTCAAAACTGGAATGGAGGTTTTCTACGTCACTGATTGAAAGACTGCTCATGTTTGATCTCAATATTCTGAAAATACAGGTTTATACATTTCTAAAGATCTTACGAAAGTCTTTCTTCAAACCGTTAGTTGGTGATAGACTGAGCacgtttcatttcaaaaccgCTTTTTTGTTCACTCTAGAGGCATATCCTCCAGAGATCTGGCAGGAACGTAACCTGCTGCAGTGTGTTATAAACTGCCTAAAAACTCTTCAACGTTGGTTCAACCTTCGACACTGTCCACATTACACGATCTCGGGAGTGGACCTATTTGTGGGAAAACTGAGAAAATGGGAGTTTTCTCTTCTATCAACAGTTCTGTCTGACATGATAGACAACATCATGGACTACGTCTCCCAGATAGTAATGGACCAGATAGGGGAGAGGATCGTTGACAAATCCAGAGCAGTCAGTACAAGATATCAGAACACATTGGCTACAGTGATATACTGCTTCAGTGCAAATATAGTTGatattttcgatatttatttatactcgacgactaaaagaaataacatttccaaaacaaagaacattatcataaaaattCAGGAGATTCTAAATGAATCGGATATACGGTCAGAATTGCAACATGCAGTTAAATGGATGTATCAATACATTGCCACCATGGCGGCATCTGCGTGTCTTCACTGGAACCAACCAATACCGCCAGACATTTACCGCCTGTATGAGGCCTCCCTAGACTCTGACCTCACCTCTAGCAGATTAAAGTTGGCATCCATGATGTACTGCAGTGGTCAGTATGAGAGGGCGGAATTGGTGTTGGCCTACACGGAGGGACTGCTGCATGCCGATGTGTGGCAGTTTAGTCGATGTCCAGGAAGGTCGTTACCAGAGCCTTCTGAGAGGTTTCTACAAAAGGCTTATGAGATTCCTGTTTTAGAAGTGCTTAAACGACATGTTGCATGCAGcgttgtttttaattcattagaGGTATGCTGTGTACCCTGGTTCCTAGTATACGAGATGCATAGAACGATTCGTCCTAAAGATTTTCACCACAGAAATCCAATACATGAAAAATGGATTGACCTTGTAGTGATTGACTCCAAACCATTCATGTTCTACCTGCAGTACCTCACATTCAGACAACTTGGAGAACAAGAAAGAAGACGGGAAGCACTACACAAGTTACACAACTATGTTTGTGTTGAGAGTCGAGGGCGTGGAAATATAGAGACAGCCCTCCATGTACTTGGTCACTGCTATGAACTGGAGAACCAATATGATGTGGCATGGACATGCTATAGAAAATCCCTCAAACTCTTCCCCTATAACAACGCAGCTAGATGGCATATCATGAGACTCCTCCAGCAGTCATAAAGAATAGATTAGAAGTACATAGCATATCATCCAAAATATGTTATCTTCGATAATCCAAATTACATTTATCAAAGGGTTGTCATCTCTATTGCTACGCAAGTGCAATTGGTGACATAATAACAATTAAACGAACTTCAAGATGTTTCATcgataacaattatttgtttcgGACATTACATCTTTAGTCGAAAACATAcaaatgcatatacatatattgaacCGTTTTGTAATTATTCCTAATGAATTGACTTGCCCCTAATATTTAATACAGAAACAGgaaaattgtttttaagaatTCATATAAAGCAGATTCAAGTCTGACTCTGAATATATTCAgacaaatacatttcaatttagAGAAAGTCTCCGTAATTGTTTGCATTGCTTTTTATATAGATTTtctatattcaaaacaataaaacatttgagTGAAACTAACTAGATCAACAACTACCAATACTCTGTAAATGAACGAAATTCTCAatacaatgctttattttgtcattgaaatCCAATCTTGGTGcctgtaaaaaaatgtttgttggtttaaacacattttttttcaatatatgtatcaatatCAGCTTGCAACAGTATTTGTGATTTATGATACgattttataaatgatgtattgtaacggaataaaaacaaaaaagcagaGCTTATTATCTCCCTCTTCGGGAATAATCtgcattcaaatattaattgattcCTGTTTAACCACCGTTGGTTCATGAATGAAGAGTTATCGTTTACGGATTTAAGATGAAGTATCCATTTTCCAGTTGTATTCTAAAAATGGTGAAAAGTGGAAAATGAAAGATAAAATAAACAGGTGAATGTGTCTACAATCATTGCCTATAGAACGAGAAAGTacaagtatatacatgtaataatatcataaattatataaaatcaaataacaaaGAAATTGCTCTGTTTAAAATAACTCAAAATAGCCCATCTCATGTCCGATGTCAGttcaaaaaagaacaaaaactacatattgacaGAAAATGTCTCAAAGCAGACAATGAGACAAAGCAAACCATGAGACGAGACGAGCATGAGACAAGACAAACCATGAGATTAAGCGAACCATGAGACAAATCAAACCATGAGACGAGACAAACCATGGGACGAGACAGACAATGAGACAAAGCAAACCATAAGACAAGACAGACAATGAGACGAGACAGAAAATGAGACAAAGCAAACTATGAGACAAGACAAACCATGACACGAGACAGACAATGAGACGAGACAGACAATGAGACAAAGCAAACCATGAGACGAGACAGACAATGAGACGAGACAGACAATGAGACAAAGCAAACCATTAGACGAGACAATCCATTAGACGAGACAGACAATGAGACAAAGCAAACCATGAGACAAGACAAATCATGAGACGAGACAGACAATGAGACATAGCAAACCATGAGACGAGACAAACCATGAGACGAGGCAGACAATGAGACAAAGCAAACCAGTAGACAAGACAGAACATGAGTGGAGACAGAACATGAGACAAAGCAAACCATGAGACAAGACAGAACATGAGACAAGACAGACAATGAGACAATGCAAACCATGAGACAAGACAAACCATGAGACGAGACAGACAATGAGACAAAGCAAACCATGAGACGAGAGAGACAATGAGACAAAGCAAACTATGAGACGAGACAGACCATGAGACGAGACAGACAATGAGACAAAGCAAACCATGAGACGAGACAAACCATAAGACGAGACAGACAATGAGACAAAGCAAACCATGGGACAAGACAAATCATGAGACGAGACAGACAATGAGACATAGCAAACCATGAGACGAGACAAACCATGAGACGAGACAGACAATGAGACAAAGCAAACCAGTAGACAAGACAGAACATGAGTGGAGACAGAACATGAGACAAAGCAAACCATGAGACAAGACAGAACATGAGACGAGACAGACAATAAGACAAAGCAAACCATGAGACGAGACAGAACATGAGACGAGACAGATCATGAGACAACACGAGATAGGGCACAAAATTGGCCCATAAAATGTAACCTTTGAATATTGTGACA encodes:
- the LOC128224353 gene encoding uncharacterized protein LOC128224353: MDRDPEGQHVMSLRLSRVLRDIGVTKQMVARRRRTYSIHEKMMNVITYIDNDRWIKNAFVFGSQSEGTTTLGMKSDRDILQCMNDFSVIIDWADWEPGKRCLLVIKNDRSPPQHCCIQIVKRDCPLPETLNNVNAKWDVEETMDGRVLLKNTFIDSVIKQNFGRLFRKQGPSRSNSKDLDYINAFRYNGPLFECNFLFTRPKPGHWPRPEILTKARHCKTFLVPQGHAESDQSKLEWRFSTSLIERLLMFDLNILKIQVYTFLKILRKSFFKPLVGDRLSTFHFKTAFLFTLEAYPPEIWQERNLLQCVINCLKTLQRWFNLRHCPHYTISGVDLFVGKLRKWEFSLLSTVLSDMIDNIMDYVSQIVMDQIGERIVDKSRAVSTRYQNTLATVIYCFSANIVDIFDIYLYSTTKRNNISKTKNIIIKIQEILNESDIRSELQHAVKWMYQYIATMAASACLHWNQPIPPDIYRLYEASLDSDLTSSRLKLASMMYCSGQYERAELVLAYTEGLLHADVWQFSRCPGRSLPEPSERFLQKAYEIPVLEVLKRHVACSVVFNSLEVCCVPWFLVYEMHRTIRPKDFHHRNPIHEKWIDLVVIDSKPFMFYLQYLTFRQLGEQERRREALHKLHNYVCVESRGRGNIETALHVLGHCYELENQYDVAWTCYRKSLKLFPYNNAARWHIMRLLQQS